The following proteins come from a genomic window of Pangasianodon hypophthalmus isolate fPanHyp1 chromosome 24, fPanHyp1.pri, whole genome shotgun sequence:
- the LOC113528266 gene encoding uncharacterized protein LOC113528266 isoform X6, with amino-acid sequence MWSYTLLFGLQIFTFAATVSGERSVTAKLHHPATLTCDWKCPGSLEWSFKFHTIVARCDQTSCRSEERFNVSHDQYLKGNPHLTITAADYSTRGLYTCQCDGKDVCNVRLLIETQVMSREITPGEPIDVYLPLTDLVEVSFTASDAAQPSDLQICTVDNEKTQCSPDYKERASRFNILQIKDGNVSDSGSYTVRDIVNDETLAILKVHMREEKPYPDCKQDRAMPAWGITLIVVLVILLIVAGLVIGYLWKEIQQLRGESADRHQMTENANQHQQHGMIGHTNHSADVEISVHTALSNHQH; translated from the exons ATGTGGAGCTACACACTTCTGTTTGGGCTGCAGATTTTCACCT TTGCTGCCACTGTGTCTGGTGAACGTTCTGTAACAGCCAAACTTCATCACCCTGCTACTCTCACCTGTGACTGGAAATGTCCTGGTTCACTCGAATGGAGTTTCAAGTTTCATACGATTGTGGCTCGGTGTGATCAGACGTCATGCAGGTCAGAGGAGAGATTTAACGTCTCTCATGATCAGTACCTGAAGGGGAATCCACATCTCACCATCACTGCAGCTGATTACAGTACGAGAGGTTTATACACGTGTCAGTGTGATGGCAAAGACGTCTGTAACGTGCGTCTCCTCATTGAGA CTCAAGTGATGAGCCGTGAGATTACCCCAGGCGAGCCCATAGACGTGTACTTACCCCTCACTGACCTGGTGGAGGTGAGTTTTACTGCGAGTGATGCTGCACAACCATCAGACCTGCAGATCTGCACCGTGGACAATGAGAAGACACAGTGCAGTCCAGATTATAAAGAGAGAGCGTCTCGCTTCAACATTCTTCAGATTAAAGATGGAAATGTCTCTGACAGTGGCAGCTACACAGTACGGGATATAGTGAATGATGAGACTTTAGCCATCTTAAAGGTCCATATGAGAG aggaGAAGCCGTATCCAGACTGTAAGCAGGACAGAGCCATGCCAGCGTGGGGGATTACACTGATAGTGGTGCTGGTGATTCTGCTCATTGTAGCAGGGTTAGTGATCGGATATCTGTGGAAAGAAATTCAGCAGCTCCGTGGGGAATCTGCAGACAGACACCAAATGACTGAAAATGCCAACCAACACCAGCAGCACGGAATGATTGGACACACCAACCACAGTGCAGATGTGGAGATCTCAGTACACACTGCTCTCTCTAACCATCAGCACTGA
- the LOC113528266 gene encoding uncharacterized protein LOC113528266 isoform X3, with protein MWSYTLLFGLQIFTFAATVSGERSVTAKLHHPATLTCDWKCPGSLEWSFKFHTIVARCDQTSCRSEERFNVSHDQYLKGNPHLTITAADYSTRGLYTCQCDGKDVCNVRLLIETQVMSREITPGEPIDVYLPLTDLVEVSFTASDAAQPSDLQICTVDNEKTQCSPDYKERASRFNILQIKDGNVSDSGSYTVRDIVNDETLAILKVHMRDCKAEQQGSGSALVSQTHSLEHRGVSEEKPYPDCKQDRAMPAWGITLIVVLVILLIVAGLVIGYLWKEIQQLRGESADRHQMTENANQHQQHGMIGHTNHSADVEISVHTALSNHQH; from the exons ATGTGGAGCTACACACTTCTGTTTGGGCTGCAGATTTTCACCT TTGCTGCCACTGTGTCTGGTGAACGTTCTGTAACAGCCAAACTTCATCACCCTGCTACTCTCACCTGTGACTGGAAATGTCCTGGTTCACTCGAATGGAGTTTCAAGTTTCATACGATTGTGGCTCGGTGTGATCAGACGTCATGCAGGTCAGAGGAGAGATTTAACGTCTCTCATGATCAGTACCTGAAGGGGAATCCACATCTCACCATCACTGCAGCTGATTACAGTACGAGAGGTTTATACACGTGTCAGTGTGATGGCAAAGACGTCTGTAACGTGCGTCTCCTCATTGAGA CTCAAGTGATGAGCCGTGAGATTACCCCAGGCGAGCCCATAGACGTGTACTTACCCCTCACTGACCTGGTGGAGGTGAGTTTTACTGCGAGTGATGCTGCACAACCATCAGACCTGCAGATCTGCACCGTGGACAATGAGAAGACACAGTGCAGTCCAGATTATAAAGAGAGAGCGTCTCGCTTCAACATTCTTCAGATTAAAGATGGAAATGTCTCTGACAGTGGCAGCTACACAGTACGGGATATAGTGAATGATGAGACTTTAGCCATCTTAAAGGTCCATATGAGAG ATTGTAAAGCAGAACAGCAGGGTTCTGGAAGTGCGCTCGTGTCCCAGACTCACTCTCTAGAACATCGCGGTGTCTCTG aggaGAAGCCGTATCCAGACTGTAAGCAGGACAGAGCCATGCCAGCGTGGGGGATTACACTGATAGTGGTGCTGGTGATTCTGCTCATTGTAGCAGGGTTAGTGATCGGATATCTGTGGAAAGAAATTCAGCAGCTCCGTGGGGAATCTGCAGACAGACACCAAATGACTGAAAATGCCAACCAACACCAGCAGCACGGAATGATTGGACACACCAACCACAGTGCAGATGTGGAGATCTCAGTACACACTGCTCTCTCTAACCATCAGCACTGA